In the Acidobacteriota bacterium genome, GGCAAGGGTTATTGGCTACGGTACGCTTTCAGGATTGCCTGGGTCGTGGCCGCCTATTTTGGCGCAACCTTTACCCTGGATACGGTCTGGGCGGTTTCCGACGTCATGAACGGGGCCATGGCCATCCCCAACCTGATCGGCCTGATAGGACTGAGTGGACTGATCACCGCTGAAACCGCCGGCTATTTTGGCGCGCGGCCCGAGGGACTGCGGAAAACTTGATTGGTCGAAATTGAGTTACCGAGCCTGTGCCTCAGACCCACAAGCCGGCCGAGAAAGACGTCCACGAAGGGACACGAAGAACAACGAAGTAACTGCTTCTGGTGGGACTTGATCGCCTGGAGAGGAACGCTTCGGCCGACGAGGACAATCAAGCTGGATGCATCGATAGGCAAGTGCCGCCCCCGTCCTGCCGGACGGATCATACAGGAAGAAACAGGGGCGTCTCAAAAACCCCGGAGACTGGCCCCCCCCACCGTCTTGACTGCGGGCGGAGCCCTTGTCTCACCGACTCCCCCTCAAGGGGGGAGTGATTGTTCAGGCCAGCACAAGGCTTCCAGTAGAACTCTATCACTCCTCCCTTGAGGGGGAGTCGCAGAAGCCGAGCCGCAGGCGAAGGCTGATGCGGTGGCGGGTAGGACTCGGCTCCGGACCGTGCGACGGGCGACGGCGCGGCTGATACAGGGCGAAACAGCGGTGTATCAGGTAAGAATCGAAGCTGCGACAGCGGCGACGGAGAACCGCCGCGGTTCATCCTCCCTGGCCCCGTCTCCCGCGCTAGAAACTTCCCCCCCAACTGTAGTTCAGCCGTACGTAATAGTAGGCGCCGTTGAACCCGAAGGGTGAGAACTGGCCGTATTGGTTGCCCACCGTCATGGCGCCGTACTGGTTTACCTCGGGGTAGGTGTTCAGCACGTTCTCGCCCCCCAGGGCCAGCTTGACCCTTTCTCCCAGCGGGATACCCAGCTCGAGATCCAGCAGGGCCTTGCCGGAATAGGAGGGGTAGAGCCAGGACTCTGCCACTTGCATCGGAGCCACATCATTGGCGTTCCGCCCGTCCTCGCTGTCCCAGAAGGCGCCGTAGTAGTGCAGGCGGCCCGTCAGGCTCCACCGTTCGGCGTCGTGGCCGACGCTGAAGTTCCAGCGCGTGTTGGGCAGCCCCCGTTCCAGGGTGGTGATGCGGAAGCGGTCGATCACGGAGGATTCAACGTTTTTGATCGCCGTATCGGTATAGTTGTAGACCGCGCTGAAGGTCGTTTTCCCCGCCACGAAAGTCGAGATCAGGTCGATGCCCTGGGTGGTGGTGGAAAAGTCATTCAGGAAGAACCGGAACACGGGAAAGTTGCGTGCTTCCGGAATCCCTTCCGCCAGCAGTGTCTCGATTTCATCCTCCGTCAAGCTGATCTCCTGGGCCAGGGCAACGCGATCGTCGATGTCGATCCGGAAATAGTCCGCGGTGAAGGTGAAGTTTCCCTGCTCAACCACCATGCCCGCGCTGAAGTTGATTGACTTCTCCGGTTGGAGCTGCTCGCCGCCCCTTGCCACGGCCACGGCCGAGGTGGAGGGCACCACGCCCTGGTTGGTCAACTGCCCGCCGATAAAGGCCGTGGTCACGTTGAAGGCGTTCTGCTGTCCGGGGGTCGGAGCTCGGAAACCACTGCTGATCGCCGATCGCAGGGCGACGCTGTCGCTCAGTTCCACCCGCCCGGAGAGCTTGCCGTTGACGGTGGTGCCGAAGTCCTCGAAGTCCTCGACCCGGAGGGCCGTGCCGAGGGTCCACTTGTCCGCCGGGTCGGAGAACTCGGCGTCGCCATAGACGGCCACGTTGCTTCGGCTCCACTCACCCGCCGTGGTGTCGGCCCGGTAGCCGTTGAAGCCGTTGGAACCGGAGCTGAAGCCCTGGGCGGCGTAGGGGCCGATCTCCCACGACGGCTGGCCGCCGGCGCCGATGGTGAACGTCTCCTGGCGCCACTCCGTTCCCGCGGCCAGGTGCACGTATTCGTGGACGGGGTAGGAAACGTCGAAGTTGAAGTTGACCTCGTTCTGCTTGTAGATGCCTGGCCTGAAGGAGGTGGGCGTATCGTAGCCGAGGGAGGCGTTGACCGTATCGAAAATGAACTGGTCGATCTCGCTGGTGCCGATGCCGGCACTGGCGTCCCAAGTGAAGCCGTTGTCGGCGAACCCGCGCAGGCCGGTGACCAGCGAGTAGTCGATCAGGTCACCCCCGAATTGCGGCGTGAACCCTCCGGGAAAGCGGCTGTAGAGGGTGAAGCAGTCGGGGTCGGCTTCGACGGCAGCCAGCGCATCGGGATCGGGCACGTTGTCGATGATGGGGACGATGGGACAGCCGCCGGCGCCCGGCTCGCGTCCGGGAGGAGGCGTGCGGCTTTCCGGAGCGGTCTCGGCCCAGACCCGGTCGCCGACCAGCAGGGTGGGGAGGCCATTGACCTTGGGACCGCGGAAGACCCCGCCGCGGGTGTGGGGATTCCGGAAGTAGAAACCGCCGGTCACCTTGCGGGAGGCGTAGTTGGTGTGACCGTAGAATTGCCAGTTGTTTTCGAACAATTTGCCGAAGTTGGCGAACAGCTTGAGGTCGTGGTTGATCCTGGGGGATCCCCACACCTGGGCAGTGTTGCGCAAATTGGTGTTGCCCGCGTCGATAATGCCCTGGGCGTCATTGCGTTGAATGGCTCGGTTGGTCGGGTCGGCGGTGCCGTATTCCATGCTGAGGTTGAGAAAACCGTCCTCCCCCATCGGCAACCCGACGTTGCCGGCTACCGACAGGTTCTGGCCGTGTCCGCCGATTCCGTTGCAGGAGTGCTTGATGTCGCCGATGATCCCCGACCCGCAGGTTGCCGGGTCTCCCGGATTTGCATCGAGGTGGGCCCCGGTCTGGAATTCCAGGCTGCCGCCCGAGGGCGCGTTCTTCAACTGGAAGTTCATGACTCCGGCGATGGCGTCCGAACCGTATTGGGCTGCCGCGCCGTCGCGCAGCACCTCCAACTGCCGAACGGCTATGGATGGAATGGTGGAAATGTCGGGCCCCTGCGAGCCGTCGGCAATGCCGTTTCCGAGCCAGGTGATGACCGCCGCGCGATGGCGGCGCTTTCCGTTGACCAGGATCAGCGTGTGGTCGGGAGCCAGGTTCCGAAGGTTGGCCGGCCGGACCACGGTGGCCGCATCGCTGATCGGCTGGGTATTGATGTTGAAGGAGGGAACTACCGTCCGCAACTGGGTTGCCAGGTCCCGGCTCCCCTGGCTGGTGAAGTCCTCGGTCCTGATGACGTCCACCGGCACGGTGGACTCGGTCACC is a window encoding:
- a CDS encoding TonB-dependent receptor, which produces MLHRLTVLTVILLLIAMASTAHAQGTATLSGEVKDAYGSVIPAADIIATNNATGAEATDTTDAVGNYHLTLEPGTYTVTVEASGFEAATASDVEVMAGQTVVRDFSLELGAVTTSIVVVGSRAEPRSVTESTVPVDVIRTEDFTSQGSRDLATQLRTVVPSFNINTQPISDAATVVRPANLRNLAPDHTLILVNGKRRHRAAVITWLGNGIADGSQGPDISTIPSIAVRQLEVLRDGAAAQYGSDAIAGVMNFQLKNAPSGGSLEFQTGAHLDANPGDPATCGSGIIGDIKHSCNGIGGHGQNLSVAGNVGLPMGEDGFLNLSMEYGTADPTNRAIQRNDAQGIIDAGNTNLRNTAQVWGSPRINHDLKLFANFGKLFENNWQFYGHTNYASRKVTGGFYFRNPHTRGGVFRGPKVNGLPTLLVGDRVWAETAPESRTPPPGREPGAGGCPIVPIIDNVPDPDALAAVEADPDCFTLYSRFPGGFTPQFGGDLIDYSLVTGLRGFADNGFTWDASAGIGTSEIDQFIFDTVNASLGYDTPTSFRPGIYKQNEVNFNFDVSYPVHEYVHLAAGTEWRQETFTIGAGGQPSWEIGPYAAQGFSSGSNGFNGYRADTTAGEWSRSNVAVYGDAEFSDPADKWTLGTALRVEDFEDFGTTVNGKLSGRVELSDSVALRSAISSGFRAPTPGQQNAFNVTTAFIGGQLTNQGVVPSTSAVAVARGGEQLQPEKSINFSAGMVVEQGNFTFTADYFRIDIDDRVALAQEISLTEDEIETLLAEGIPEARNFPVFRFFLNDFSTTTQGIDLISTFVAGKTTFSAVYNYTDTAIKNVESSVIDRFRITTLERGLPNTRWNFSVGHDAERWSLTGRLHYYGAFWDSEDGRNANDVAPMQVAESWLYPSYSGKALLDLELGIPLGERVKLALGGENVLNTYPEVNQYGAMTVGNQYGQFSPFGFNGAYYYVRLNYSWGGSF